The genomic interval TTCAGACAAGATATAAGGAAGACATTTACGAGGGATAGTTCTGAAAATCTATGGAAAGCTCCCAAATGattgaattaaatatatatatattttatatgttatataatatataaattataaatatatatatatataatttccccATAAACACTGAGTGGTTGGCTTGGATCATTTACCAGCTTAGTGATTCACTCCGTTTGACTGTTCTGACAGCCCTCCTTATTTACATGGATGGAATTAATCAAAACCAGGAATGCTAGCTCTGCAAGTGTCACGAGCCTACTCTTTTTAAAACAGCATAGAAAATAACATCAAAAAGGGCAATACTCTAAATTAAGTCTCTGGGACATATCTTTTGGGCTATGTTTGTCTTTCTAGGAACATCTACTTCATAGACTTTTATATTTGGTCTGTGATTTGGCTCTCCTTATggaactgaattttatatttggtcaACATAGGGAGCCTCAGCTATCCTGAAACCAATTTACCAACACCCTTCAGTTTCTAGCACAGCCTGGACTTGACACTAAATCGGAGGCTGTTTGTGATTCCCTTGGTGAAGAAGCAGCTGTGAGCACTTAGACACCAGCATGGCAAAGAAGATATTAACCTTCTGTGTTTGGTTTGCTAAGTAGGAAAAGGACCTCTTGTAAGtgggcaaaaataaaaaacagaaaacatttcatttaaattataagagctatcaggaaggaaaaaatatcaaggaagaagaaagagaatggtGGATTGAACTATAGTCAGTAGCAAGCCTGGTAAGAGAAACACCAAGCATCAGGAACATTTTACAATCTCTCCCTCTATTCTGATTTTTCCAACTGCACAAATTTATAGTCTACTATATTCCAGGAATAAGGTTTCTTATTTTTACTCCAGGACTAAGGTTTCTAGGGCAACTCTAGGACTGTCTTTCTCTGTCCTCCTTGAACCCATATCTTTAAGGCCAAGTAAATCATTTGCTCGCTCATGCTAATAGAGGGTGTGGGATGTCATTTACATACAAGCCGGTCAACTGGACAGGTACATGGTTTTGATCTCATGGTAATATTAACGATGTAATCTTTGTCGTTATCTTTGCATAGggaattctattcaaaataaaacagattttggttaCAGAAGATTTCATGAATAGTAGGTAAGTTTTACATAATGCTGATAACTTTTGTGTagtgataaaaagacaaagaaaagtaaaagcagGGGTGGAGGAGGTAAAGATgataggtttgtttgtttgttttaaagagaATAGGAAAACCATTTGGGTAAAGATTACCATCATGTTTGATTTGGTAATAGGAAATATTGCTATGTTactctgcctcccctcctgctGCTCTTATGAGCTCTTGGCTCCTTATAATTGACCAAAAATTATACTGACTCAAAACTTTAAGAATGGCAAAATCCAGAGAAACTATTATAACTGCTTAAATTAAATTTGACCTCCCCCTTGCTACCTCCAACCAGCCACATTTGCATTGAATCTTCAGTTCTAAAATCAGCCACAATAATCCATGTTCACAATGAGGACTCATGATTTTAAGGAACATTGAATAAATGTCTAATACACCTCTACTCGATAAAACAGAGGAGTCTAAAATGCTTTAACAATGTTTCTAcgaacaaaagttaaaatttggTTTGTGTTATTGAAATGGATGGTCCTCATGTATATGGCAAGCATGACACTGTAGAAATACACACTAACCAAAGGTTCTATAATGGGAAGCTTAAATATCCAGATATTTGGGGGGTGGTCCCTGTCTTTGAAAGACGAAGGAAATTCAAACCTCATGCATTGTCTAACGGTTTGAGCACATCTGCCTTGCAGACATAGAAGGCCCATCACTCTATTTTAAATGAAGCTTCTCTGTATGAAGTTTCCATTCATGCCTTAAATTTGTGAGTATAATATAGGGAGATGTCTGGAAACCATCTCAGATGGCAAACAGGGATCTTTGGCCCTGAGAAGAGAAAATACTGAGAGACACAATAAGTACCCCCCCATCCAGTTGCTAAAGAGTCCTGCTGAAAAGAATTACGTTTGCTCTGTAGCTAACAGAGGAAAAATCTTATGAGGCATAAGAAAGCAGGTATCAGGTCAATAAAAGGAGCAACTTTTCTACAATCTAGAATGGAATGAGTGTGGTGACAAAGTACACTGGAGCATTCAATCAGAGGGTGAAGTCAGGTTTCAGGACTATCTCAGAGGACATTTCTACATTGGGAGAGTCTTGGATTTAATGATTTAACTAAAGTCTCAAGGACTGAAAAGTTGTAATGTACAGAAAAAATTATAGCAATAGCAATGGCTATTTTGTGTGATAGAAGAGATGAAGTACTAATTTGCTATTAGAGGGTCAAAAATACTGTTTCTGTATAGATGCTATTTCTTCATGCCACTTTGTGGCCTACTATTTAGGACATTTCACCCATAATTCAATTTGCAGGCAATCATTGTAAAAGCAGTGATTTGATTGTTACTTCACCAATTTGCTATTTCTATGGTATATCTTTTAAGCTTTACTAATGTACCCAATGAACGAATCCTTAATAATACTTCATCACTGAAGAATTCTAATAAGGACAATTGATAGGATAACAAATAAGACCAGTACTACCTCATATATTATAATTAATGCCCACCAATGTAATTAGCACCATCACAACCATGTTCATAAAACTTCAAAcctcaggtggttcagtggttgaatgctcgacttccatgggggagacccgggttccactcctggaccatgcaccccaagaaaaaaagcaacttcAAACCTGTTAAACCACCAACCAGACTTTTCCTCTTCTGCACAGTTCCCTGCGTAGTTGTCATTATCTCTGTCCCACGTGCTGAATCTCATATTTTGATGACTAGCCCACCACTGCACGTCAGGACGAAACTGCCCTGCCAAGGAGTCCCCGGCTGTTCCAGAATATTCCCCAATCCTCAACACATAGGAATTCTAAAGGAAAAGGAGTTCCACAATCAGTActcatcatttaaaattatattcatttagTAAACAAAAGAACAGGTTctacaatatatttttctttcctctgacttcatggtttattgtattttttaagtgTTAATTCATGGTATTAATTATTTAAagttattctttttaattattatggTAACAGATATACAAcgaaaatttcccactttaacttatttgaaaattttaataccTTTTCATCTCCCACTCTGAAATTTTTATATTGGGCATGACGGCTGTTATTTTCAAAATCAGCAAGgtctatttttaaagtatattcacctaaaaaacaaaacaagaaattgtAAGTTTTTCTCTTGTGTGACATAATATTGAACACTGAGgtttaaaaacaaatcatagcTCAATTTCACCTTCACCATTTCCTCTGGCAACAGTTTTCCAAGAACAAACAGTGCCCTAATTGTttttacaaaaatttattttgtattttaacttGAAAAAATTAGAGATACAATTTTCAAAGGAGAACATTTCTACTATAATCTATTATAGGTAAAAGCTAGTGCAATTCACTTagtaaagaacaaaagaaaacaagtcaTTGCAGTAAGTATTTTgctaatatataaagatatctaAAATGGagagaagttttaaaaagtttatccttggtgatgaatgtacaactatgtggtcatactgtgaaccactaattgtatATTTTGAGTAGATTGTATGGTGTATAAACATATCtccataaaattgcattttaaaaggtCTAtcctctttttcttaattttaatcagaATGttgctctaaaaaaataaataatgactgaAATAGTTACTATCATCAAGCAATCATCTTTTTTCCTATTGTCCCATGGTTTGTAAATAGCAAAGCTGTTACTTTTTTTGGAAACCAAACTACTCTCTGTAGCataaaaagttataaatcaaACTAACTGTACTGGTATAAATCTATTATGCAGCCCtgaaaagcccatgttcttttaatccaatcttgtgggggcagccctattgttgggtgggaccttttgataaggttgtttccatggagatgcgacccacacaattcaaggtgggtcttaatccctttactgAAGTCCtctgtgaagagaataaaaggcagaaaacatagagagagctcagagctgaaacATATAGCatagagatgaaaccaagtgtaGGATGCTTggggaaagaaaatgtcccaacagAAGTCAGAAGGCCCACAGGAGCTAAGAGAGTCATTTTGGAAAACCTACccagagagaagggccagcagacattgccttgtgATTTcccatgtgtgttagttagattcagttgtcaacttggccaggtgagcatacctagtcttgttgctacggacataagccaatggtacgtgaacctcatctgttgctaattacatctgcaattggctaggaggcgtgcctgctgcaatgagtgacgtttgacttaattggttggtgcttaaatgggagattgcaatgtagcacagctaagcagctcggcattcctcatctcagcattagcagctcagcccaggcctttggagatgcagaaaggagtcaccccggggaaggttgttggaacccaggggcctggagagaagaagaccagcagagaccatcctgtgccttccacgtaagaaagaacctcagtggaaagctagctgcctttcctctgaagaaccaacaaaataaatccccttttattaaaagccaatccgtctctggtgtgttgcattccggcagctagcaaactagaacaccatgttaCAGAGAAACCCCGGACGCAATTGGTCTGTCTTGAGTGgaggtatcctcttgttaatctcttaatttggacattttcatggccttagcagGGTGAATTTGTAACCTCATAAACCCcatttgtaaaaaccaatccatttctggtatattgcattctggcagcatttgcaaaccaaaacactaagtAATAGATAAAATATGTTTGATCCTCCTACTTTGATAGTAAAATTTCacaataacttttttaaaagtatttttattgagaaatattcacacacgtACAGCCAAAACCATATTaagcaatcagtgactcacaatatcatcacacagttgcgtattcttcaccatgatcattttttagaacatttacatcaccccaGTAAAAGACCGGGTTTGAATTTAGATTCTCACACAGCTCCCTGTTTCAAGCCAGAACTTTGAGGCCTAGGGTGAGAGAGTCCTTGGCCTTATCATCCAGTCCTAGGTATGGTCTgcctcctttttccttccattCCAATTTCTCTCATGAACAGCAATGGGCCTTGTATGTGCTGGTGGACATCCCAGGCTGTGTGTCAAAGCTCTAGCTATACCTACAGAGTTAGTTGTTCCTTCACCTCCCCTTAGGTTTAGAGGTGTACCTGTCAGCAGTACAGTCTTCCTGCAGAAGACAAACAAGGAAGAGGTCTAACAGGTCGTAGAAATGAGCTCAAAACTGTTTGGGCAGAGAATTTTGGATTCTCTGTTAAtacagttgtgctggtttgaaaggatgtatatcccctagaaaagccatgttttcatcctaatcccattttgtaaaggcacccatttcttctaatccctatttgaaactgtaattatatcatctccctggagatgtgatataatcgagagtggttgttgaactgaattagatgacgacatgtccccacccattcgtgtgggtcttgattagtttctgaagtcctataaaagaggaaacattttagagaatgagagattcagagagagcagacataTTCTtgtgacatagccacaagaatcaGAGAGctcacgagccagcaacctttggagatgaagagggaaaacgccttcctgggagcttcatgaaacaggaagccaagagagaaagctagcagatgatgccttgcttgccatgtgtccttccagccaagagagaaaccctgaatttcatcagccttcttgaaccaagatatcttttcctggatgcctttgattggacatttctatagacttgttttgattgggacatttctcggccttagaactgtagactagcaacacattaaattcccttttttaaaagccattccatttccagtatgttgcattttggcagctagcaaactagctggaacttgctagctgctggaatgcaagataccagaaatggagtagctttttaaaagggggaatttattaagttgctagtttacagttctaaggccatgaaaatgccccaattaaagcaagtctataaaaatgtccaaattaagtcaccaacaagaggttaccttcactcaagaaaggccgatgaagttcagggtttctctctcaactcgaAACGCACATGGTAAacttggtgacatctgctagctttctctccaggcttcttgtttcatgaagctcccctgggggtgttttccttctttatctccaaagatctctggctgcctgggctctcagCCTTGGCTCTCTCTCGTTTTCTCCAAAgcgtttcctcttctaaaggattccagtaaagtaatcaagacccacctggagtggatggggtcacatctccatctaatcaaaagttaatacccacaattaggcatgtcacatctccatggagatgatttgatcaagtttccaatttatagtgctgaatatggattaaaagaaatgttgctCCCCTAAGacttgatcaggattaaaacatggcttttatagggtacatgatcctttcaaaccagcacatggaacAAGGTCTAATTGGAGCTGTGGCCTCCTATTGGGCCTGTCCCCTTGGTCCCATAGACTTTTTGTCCAATGGAGTTCACTAAGGAGGAGATCCAAGGAAGAGACCTCTCTAACAAGTAAGAGACAATAAAGATCATGCTAACAAAGACTGTGAAATGTATGGGAGCAGTAGGTCAGGCTGTGTCAACTgtcctaaaaaatattttattttataggagAGATCTGAAGTCAGTGTCAGTTTTGTAGGGAACCATCTAAATCCTTCTTTGGTCAACCAGTCAATAAAATCACAATTACAGGCCATTTCTAAATTAATATATCAATTCCAGTCAAAATTTATGTAATGTGGATAAAGCTATTTTCAGAGGCAATTCCCAGGCTTAAGTGCTTTCATAAATAAAGAAGTCAGGTTCAAATGCACTATCTTTTCCTTGAGAGAATGTACTATGTAGTTGTGATAAATACACTGTAGCTATCATGAAAGCAGACAGCCTGGACACCAAATCAAAACACTAAAGCAAAGCAGATTTGTTGCCGAAGTCCATCTGGGTACAcgagaagaattagaaaaataatgtttGAATTTAGTATATTTAGTGGTTGCCAAATGTTGTTGCTTAGAGGTTTCACACTTTCAATAAGAAACCagataaatatttatgtgtaaagaaacagaagctgGTGAGATAAATTTAACATAGCTgtcataaaatgtttaaaattaggaTACTAAATATGTCGTATGAAGGAAAACCTGATGTAAATTTAAGGAGCACTGATCCTAAGAAGAATTAAGAAAGTATAAGTTTCCTAGCATGGCCCATCCTTAATTATTTTGGTATCTTCAAAGAGCCCTATAATTACAAACCTCCTGATTATTATGAATATAGAAATACCAACAGTTTTCCCGAACGTGGATAGAACAAGTAaatcctggctcttatatttaatgCATTGTCAGTGTGATTTaacatgtgttttttgtttgcttgtttgtttgttttggcaaaaCACAATAGCTTTTTATGAAGACTTCAGAATCAGACCTGAGTGAGACTGACTGCATTCTCAGACTACAATAAGCAGCAAGGCAGGCAGGCAATGGATTGGGGCAAAATTACATGGAAAAGAGAAACTTGGAAAATTTGTACTCACAATAATGCGATTCAAACAAATACTGAAATCTAGATAAAGATAGGCATGCAAAAGTGCATGGGGGACATGTGACAACAGGGACGAAACTTGAAGACAGCgagttgagtgaagtaagccagccCAAAGGACAAACAGTGTGTGagctcactgttttgaaacagaataagcaaattcacagattcagaatctagactatagcTTACTAGGGGACAGGGttgggatagagaatgggaagttaaggcttaaaatgtacaggattcctatGTGGAATATGAAATGTTTTAATAATGGCTAGTGGTGATGGCAGGACAATAGTGTGAATGTAATTCGCTGAAGTGAATTACACTGAAGTACATACATCTGaaggtggttaaaaggggaaagttaggttgtgtatatggtaacaataaatattaaaacaaaaaaaatccatggaactacaccacacaaacagggaaccctaaattaaaccactgtctatagttaacagtacaatgattaaaaatgtgctttcgACAATTGCAACAAAAGTTCTgcaaatgctgtttttcacataatagggtggtgtatatAAGAatcctctatatatttttaaattatataatatagctatatacaaagcaaagaaagaaaaaagcaatagatttcaaagcactcttcgacaagtagttataggacagatcccagagtttgtcacgggttaccttaccatcctctcagatttttccatctagctactccagaatataggaggctagaaggaataaatattttttttatcatcacaattgacttttttttcttttctgtgaaaaagaacatatatacaaaaaaacaataaatttcaaagcacagcacgacaattagttgcagaacagatttcagcgtttggtatggtttacaattccacaattttaggtttttactcctagctgctctaaggtactggaaactaaaagaaatatcaatttaatgattcagtaatcatatttgtttgctaaaccctaccttctctgtatagttccaccatcacctttgatttttctatcccactctttaggggtattggactcctttatattttatgtgtgattgttttgtaaacccacaacttctccattaagaaaaaataaagttcctAGGGGAATTCTGTAGATATCTGCAATTTACTTTCAAATGTGTCAAAAAATAAGATGGACTGATGGATGGATATAGTATTGGATAGATAGATACATGTGTGATAAAGCAAGCCTAGTAAAATGTTCATTTAGACTTAAGGTGGGACCTATATGAATGAAATGTCTTTCAACTTTTCCAcgtttgaatattttcaaaataaaaagttgagggATAAAAGAAGGACATGTATTACATTACAGTATTTGATGGCAAAAATGTCCCCAATTCTTCacctttccatttatataatcCATGCCTTTTGCATTATAACTTTGTAACTACTCCCATCAAATCTATTTATTTTCCTCAACCCTTGTAGCAGAGCTGGTCCTATAATTTGAATGAAGGGAAATGTGATGTAAATTTAAGGAACACTGATCACAAgaaggacaaagaaacaaagtataatttaaggtattaataatagggtggtatatgagaatcctgtattttatgccggattgttccataaacccacaacttctctaatagagaaaaaaataaagtgtgccACTTCTGAGCCTAGGTCTCAGGAGACTTATGtacttcctctctctttcctcagAACCCTGCATCTGTCACAGTAGTTCGCTGGAGGAGGAGAGAACTGAATTTTCCCAGCAGAGGCCAGCCTTCTTCACTTCAGTTAAGCAGGAATTTGATCACAGACACAAGCAAGCCTAACCACCACCAGCTGAGCCTAGCCAGATCAGCAAACCACCCCGCAAACATGCAGATTTGTAAGAAACAATAGAAGGGTGTTGTTGTAAGCCATTAGCTTTTAGAGATGTTTTATTGTAGCAAGGTACAAACAATTCAACATTTCCCATCCTGACCACTTTTAAGTGCACGATTCAGTCCtattcattacattcacaattttgtgctaccatcaccagcatccattatccaaacttttccatcacttcaACTGGAAACTCTGCACCTATTGAGAAATAACTCCCAACTCCCCTCCCATTGTCCCTCCCCGCCCCCGTCCCTGGTAGACTGTACCCTattatctgtctctatgaaattcGCTTAGTCTTGACTTTTCGTATACATAAGAtcatatatctttttcttttttgtgtctggttaagcCATTGCATTTTAAAGTAGCTTGTTACACAGCATTATCATGGCAATAGGTAACGGATACAGTGTGTATATAATCTTGAGGTCCTCAATGCTAGAAGAAGAATGATTTTGACGTTGActttttctcttcagaaatacaaaatacatatGAACAAACTAATTCTGTACCCTACCCACAttccagtttctgtttcttttctgctATTGCCAGTTTTTAAGAAGCCACATTTAGCAAACGGGGCTATCACCCAAAAGGGACCATTGCATCTGCAAATTGTAGCAGCTACTGAATTTCCATTGCCTATGATTTAGCAAAAACATATTAATGTCATTTTTATTGTACTTCAGATGAGTTTGACATTACATAACTCTTACCTTGTGTGGTTAAtaagtgaatatttttattaccgAGCCAATATTCACCGTTTTTTTGGACAAAATTTCCAAAGCCATTTTTATAGTCATCCCAGCCTCTaaaaattttgaagtaaaaaCTGGTGTTAGCAACATTGAAATGGACATCTGCACTGCCCAGAGTGCCCCTGCCCAGTGCCACACCCacactctactttttttttattagttaacaCACTTTCAATATTCCTATTTAGAATAAGTAAAATTCAGGCTAATTATCTGACTTCAGTATATAATAGAAAGCATCTACTTATTATACATCTCATATTTTCTACTCCAAATAAATAAGGTCATAATTAGCTCACCTCCGAAAGTTTTCACTGCCATTAGTTCGTCTCTGAATTACAGTCCATCCTCCTCCATCAGACATGTCACAATACACAGAGAATGCTTCTGGACTCTGGAGAGGtttaatattataaaatccaCTCTGCTTATGCCCATCATTGAAGATCTCTGAACAATCTGATTGCAAAACAAGGTAAGGTAACATTTATTCTGtgtcttttttaaaaggaagccTCCTGGAATAGTCTTAGGAATACTATACtaaaaatttaacattgttaaaattt from Tamandua tetradactyla isolate mTamTet1 chromosome 26, mTamTet1.pri, whole genome shotgun sequence carries:
- the FGL1 gene encoding fibrinogen-like protein 1; protein product: MGKLIKMFSFILVTTALLMGRGNWALETCLQEQVRLRAQVRQLETRVKQQQVRITQLLHEKEVQFLDKEEESGVIHLGDKRQYADCSEIFNDGHKQSGFYNIKPLQSPEAFSVYCDMSDGGGWTVIQRRTNGSENFRRGWDDYKNGFGNFVQKNGEYWLGNKNIHLLTTQGEYTLKIDLADFENNSRHAQYKNFRVGDEKNSYVLRIGEYSGTAGDSLAGQFRPDVQWWASHQNMRFSTWDRDNDNYAGNCAEEEKSGWWFNRCHSSNLNGFYYGGPYSADTDNGVIWYTWHGWWYSLKYVAMKIRPNDFMSNIV